In the genome of Thermoanaerobaculia bacterium, one region contains:
- a CDS encoding aminomethyltransferase beta-barrel domain-containing protein: protein REFGCEAIATGHYARIGRDGAGRPVLRKGADAAKDQSYFLWDLGREQLDRAVFPVGGLSKTEVRQRAREASLPTADKAESMEICFVPAGDAASEFVEREANALGLALPAHGRFVGPDGAAIGEHGGVHRFTVGQRRGLGAAFGERRYVTEIDASTGDVRLGSRDDLLTTEARVSGVRWTSIDAPGAPVEATVRVRHRGRETPATITPLSEGRARIAFHEPVAAVAPGQAAVFYDGDLVIGGGTLVR from the coding sequence CGAGGGAATTCGGATGCGAGGCGATCGCGACCGGGCACTACGCGCGGATCGGCCGCGACGGGGCCGGCCGCCCCGTCCTGCGGAAGGGCGCCGACGCGGCGAAGGACCAGTCGTACTTCCTCTGGGATCTCGGCCGCGAGCAGCTCGACCGGGCGGTCTTCCCGGTCGGGGGGCTCTCCAAGACGGAGGTCCGCCAGAGAGCGCGGGAAGCATCCCTTCCGACGGCGGACAAGGCCGAGTCGATGGAAATCTGCTTCGTTCCCGCGGGCGACGCGGCTTCGGAGTTCGTGGAACGGGAGGCGAATGCCCTCGGGCTCGCCCTTCCGGCTCACGGGCGCTTCGTCGGCCCGGACGGCGCCGCGATCGGCGAGCACGGGGGAGTGCACCGCTTCACCGTCGGACAGCGACGCGGTCTCGGCGCCGCGTTCGGGGAGAGACGCTACGTCACCGAGATCGACGCCTCCACGGGCGACGTCCGGCTCGGCTCGCGCGACGACCTCCTGACGACCGAGGCGCGCGTCTCGGGCGTCCGCTGGACGTCGATCGACGCCCCGGGCGCTCCGGTCGAGGCGACGGTTCGCGTTCGCCACCGGGGCCGGGAGACGCCCGCGACGATCACGCCCCTTTCCGAGGGAAGAGCGCGGATCGCCTTTCACGAGCCCGTCGCGGCGGTGGCTCCCGGACAGGCCGCGGTGTTCTACGACGGGGACCTGGTGATCGGAGGCGGGACCCTCGTCCGGTAG
- a CDS encoding DUF3467 domain-containing protein — protein MNEPKPVELKMTIDEPTSAGHYVNFANILHNPTEFVLDFGRIVPGRPDVKILARILTTPVHAKQLLNALAQNIGIYERQFGPIPEVTAVPPPASESPTN, from the coding sequence ATGAACGAACCGAAACCGGTCGAGCTGAAGATGACGATCGACGAGCCGACGTCCGCCGGCCATTACGTGAATTTCGCGAACATCCTGCACAACCCCACCGAGTTCGTGCTCGACTTCGGACGCATCGTGCCCGGCCGGCCCGACGTGAAGATCCTCGCGCGCATCCTCACGACTCCCGTGCACGCGAAACAGCTCCTCAACGCGCTGGCGCAGAACATCGGGATCTACGAGCGGCAGTTCGGCCCGATCCCCGAAGTCACCGCCGTCCCGCCCCCCGCTTCGGAAAGCCCCACGAACTGA